One Vicia villosa cultivar HV-30 ecotype Madison, WI linkage group LG5, Vvil1.0, whole genome shotgun sequence genomic window, aactattatCACCACCGCTCTCGGTATTGATGATTTTTTTCATGTTTATCCATGTGAATCTACTAAACAAAATGTGGAACACCCTTCTACTTACTTATGAATGAACAAGCGAAGTAACAAGGTCTAGAATGAACACGTTGATGAAtgataacaaattatttaaaaagaaacctggggaaaatattcaaaatttggaaGAAAAAACATAATATTCATATTGCGAGTCATCCGAGTACTCTAGGAAAATGTTTTCTAAATCAAGATTTGATTAACAAAGACGTTAGATGATTAATCTATATCTAACTTAATAAAGTTACTGCAATTTATGATTCTAAAGACTTTTATTCTATGGATTTGGCTACCTTCTTTAGAAAATTACAAGAACATAAAGTGAAACTAAAAAGGATAACTACGACTGAAGAAGATGACGAAAAGAAGAAAACTCTTGCACTAAAAGTAACATAGGCCAGAGACATGGATTCAAAAGATAAAGAGCGCCACAATGAAATTGTAGAAGACATGGATCtcatatttcaaaaattcaaggaATTTTAAATTCATGAAAAACAAACTCACAAATATTATAAGCAAAGTAAATAAAAATCAATCTTCATCTCAACTTGATTCTAGTGCTGAAAGAAAAGTTACATATAGCGAGTATGTccataaaatcaaacaaaatataaaagataCAAAAGACTACAAAAAGATTCAGAGGCATCTTACATTGCATGAGATAAAAACGAAATGGACTCTCCCaatgaataaaaaatgggaagaaaCTCACCTATGAATCATGACAAACGACATATAAAATAAGGTAAATAATCTAAATTATGAATTTACATATAATGAGATATTCCTCGTCTGTAAAAATTTAGGTAGGGAGTCAAGtaaattaaaaaacattttttctaTATTTAAGTTTACCATGTCTTCCCTtgatacaataaaaaaaattcttggaAGAAATAAATAGTCTTAGAGAAAAATAAAGTATATAAATCAAAACTCTCTCtccttgtttttcattttatgaaAATCTTGGAAAATCTATCAAGTGTGAAAAAAGAAtccttttagaaaataaaattgatgACTTGCATAAGAGACTTGATAATTTAACCAACGGGAGAGATAACTTAAAACTCATTCTTcttcttgttgttcttgttgttgttgttgttcttgttcttgttcttgtagtTGTCGTTGTTGTTAATGTCGTTCTTTTTGTCGTTATTGTCGTTTTTGTTGTCGTCATCATTTATTTTCTCTCatttatattattgaaaaaatCATGCAACAAAAAGACAAGTAATGCTTATAaagttataaaataatatataacgaGGTTGTCGCTCCCGGGGATTTTCATCCATGCTTGTTGTCTAATCTATGGGTGTGCAAAAGAATCTATGTCTAAAGCTAAGAACtagaatgcatgcaaaatgtagggaaaagaaagagttctactcgcacgggccctaccccgctgcctacgtatcctttttgaggaatcagaggtaccgcaACTtagctaactagtttctgtttgttttgtattttttagttgaacagttacattcgcatccTATAACATGCTCTTAAGCACCATGAaggcaaaagaaaataaagagtgtggtttgtgttttaaagaatgcatgacaTATAACCTAATGCAACAGGGAAGTACCTACCTAATGTTAGCATGCAAAGAGGAAACTATGCTACGTCTAGCCACCTACaaggaagaagaaaaagcaaATAATCGAGCATCGCTCGAAAACCAAACACCTATGAGGCGCAGGCCAAGTAGTAAGAAATGAGGGTCCCTCCATAGACAAGCAACCACGCATAAGACCAAACAGGAATAGGGTGATCAGACCACAGACAAGAGGAGCGAATCCCTCTTAACCGCGGTATCATGTTACCGAGGCAAGAAAAGATCGGGGGGAAAAgaatggtgcgtgcgtacaccaagCATCAACGTCGGACGATGCGAGCTATAGAAAGTGCATGGTTTTGCTGCTAAACCTTTTTCACTTGCCTTGTACAGGTCTTAGACTCAAATGGGATCTTGGGCACATGTTCAGAGCATCTACTTGCAAAAAGTGAGCATAAGAACGACTCAGCTGAAAGTTGCGAGAGTTGATTACAAACCCTCTCCGCTTGCCTAATTTAAGGACTTATCAATTGCCTTCTTTGAGGACTTTTCTGCAAGCACAAAGATAAACACATAAAAATATAGCCTCCCACGAGGAcctggccagatgaatgtctaatcctacttctcatgttatgaaTGATGCGCAAAAGAAAATACGGAAGGAGATAAAAGGGAACAAAGACTTAATACTGAACGAATATCAATCCGTAAATAAATAGCAACCAAAAGATAGAAACACATGGGTCCGCGTGCGAGCTGGCAACAAGTGACAAACATATAAGAGATCCGGTAAACGGCATAACATCAATAAAGGGTAATGATGACGACGCGAAAAATAAATCGCGCGTCGAAGACACAATGTGTATCGGCATATCCGTGTAGTACACCTGCAAAGAGTCACAACATACAAGCAACAAACAATATGAAGGTATATGTGTATCATGTCTAAACGGGGAGACGAACGAACATAATAGGGAGAATGATGTCGTGTCCCaaaaataaagcggaacacaaaGCAAAGCGCTTCAATCGGAAATACCATTCCATGTCCCTTGTACAAATTAGCACACGTTAGAAACAAAAGGAGTGCAACCGGAGTTGCACATTTGCATTATGAAACGAAATAAAGGCAAAAAGTATGAAACGATAAAAAGCGATTATGACATATTTACAAAGTAACATGAAATGAAATCAAAACTAGCAAACTAAATGCATTAGCACACAAATCATCAATCAAATATGCATACAAGTCAATTAAAACTCAAAGCACAAAAATCGAATCAACCGGAAGTGATAACGGTGAAAAGCAAAAAATAAGTGTAAAAAAAAAGTTGctcaaaattaaatgaaaatcgCATAGTCGCTTGCAAACATACAAACGGACTAAAAAATGAACTCGGTTTTTCTTAATTCGGCCCGGAAGTGGGTCAAAATGGCATTTTCGTAATTTTGGCAGTAACTTTTTTCAGAAATTGAAAGTGCTCGAAACTAAAAAGTAAATGCACAAACAGATTTGGAATCATCGACATACTGAAAAAGCACTATTCACATTCGCAAAAACTCAAAGCGGTTAATAAATTATGACAAAAATAACGAATCCGACACAATTACGTCTTTATGAAAATTTGGGAAAATTACACAACAAGCATGCACCATTCAACAATCAAGCTCATATATCAACATATCCCAAGGATTTTGAATCAATGAGCcacaaacaagcataaaaaacatGGCACAAGATTTTACCTCTTTGTAACAAGTATTTTTTTTGAGTTTCATGAACTAGCACAAAAACAACTATATTACAAATCACAATTATGCGACATACACATGCCTAAATGAATTCCGAATAAAGACACGTCACTTAGAAAGCATCCGGAAAATTAGGAAACAAAGCGAACAAGAATCATGCCAACAGTTCCAAGGAAAACCGTTTGGTTGGGCTAAATTTCGCTCTAAAACGATAATTTTCGCACAAGCTATAGCAGCAAAAAAACAAAGTGAAATTTTTCCGAATCGAGAAAGTATTCGCGTAGAGAGCTTCGAATGGTCTGAGAAACTCAGTTTTCATTAATCATAAACGAAAAAAATccatacggtttgaaagttatagCAAAAACAAGTTTCTAGCACAATCTTATCATCAATTAGGCCTCACAATAACTCTATTTTATGTAATGCCATTTTTTTTACAGGAGTTGTTTGGAGCACAGTGAACAATGGTAAAGGCTCGGCGTTTTGGCAATTGAATTGGTTGGGAGAACAATCCTTAAAGGAAGTTTTTCCCGACATTTTTTACGCTGCTAAGAACAAAATAGGCAGCGTGGCTGAAGCTGGAACTTTGACATGTTCTAAATGGAGTTGGAATGTAGAGAATATCATGGATAACACAGTTTTAACGCTGCTACCAAATGGTGATCATTTTAAGGAGCTGCTGAACGATTTTTCATCGGGGCAGGAAGCTGAGGACAACCATGTTTGGAAGCTGACAGCAGAAGGTACATACACTGTTAAATCTTGTTATGCTGTAATTTCTGAAGCAGTAAATGTTGTAACCGTTTTTCAAGATCACGTCGTGAAAGCTTTGAATATATTGTGGAAGATTGAAGCACCGGCTACGTTATTGTTCTTTGAGTGGCGAGTAATTCTTAATAGGATAGCTACAAAAGATCATCTCTTTAATCGTAGTAATATTCCGGATCCGAATGACATTCTCTGTGTGTTTTGTGAGTTGCATGAAGAATCAGTTTCTCATCTTTTCGGCTCGTGTACTTTTGCGGACAACATTTGAAGAAGAGTTTTTTGTGGTTAGGGGTTGTCACGGTTTTGAAAATGGAGGAGTTTAAGCTATTTTTCTTTCATGCTAACAAAGTTAATCATGCTTTCAACAGGAATATCTTAGGTGTTATTTGACTAGTTTCGATTTGGAGTTTGTAGATTATGAGAAACGATTTTATATTCAACCAGGTTGTCCCTTCTTTTGATGTTTGTATGTCAGCCATTGTGTTTAGATCATGGATTTGGCTATCTTCTTGTTGCACTCTAAAAGATGGTTGTAATTTTTACACTTGGAATAATCTTCCTCTCTTTTGTTTTGGGAGATAGAGGTTTTCTGTCTTGTATTTCGGttgagtatcccttatactctgTTTTTAATAGATCACTTTCCTATTAAAAAACAATTAGGCCTCACAATTTCACCTAGACATTTTGTCAAACATCTAAACTACAACAATTATCTCCAATTCAAATCAACAACATCTCTATCCACAACAAGCCTTGAACATTattttcaatcatcatcatcaacatgctTTATCATTACCAATTATAATCCTCAAGGTTCaattcacaacaacaacaattaaaaataacttaATCATCATCATCTCAATTATTCAACACTATTATCACCAATTAAGTTCAATCACGATTCAAGAAAATTTACCGGAAATGTGAAGTTGAGAGATATTTGCCACTATTAGATTCTAAGAGCTAGAGATAGCTTCAGGTTTAACATTCACAAGAGTATCAGTTCTTAATGCTTCGTTTTGTTTAGTTGCATGAGACATTATCGACGAGACAATACGGTTGTTTTCTCAattttcactacaagaaaattattGTTTTACGACACAAAAATTACGACAGTTACTGGTAACTATCGTCATTGGCACTTAGAGACAGTGGTTACGACGGTTGACACTAACTGTCCCTAAAATTCATGTCACAACGGTAAAATTAGTTGTCCTAATATTGATGTTAGGACGGTAAAACAACCGTCTCCCCCTTAACCTTTTACTTTGTACGCTTCTCACGAAAAGTTTATTTTACAATAGTGAAGTTAACCGCCCTAAAACACATTTCACGACGGTTAAAACACCCGTCGCGCCTCTTAACATTTCATCATCCTCAAAATCTATGTCACAACAGTAAATTTACCGCCCTAAAACTCCTTTCACGACAGTAAAATACCCGTCGCGCCTAAAAGTTTAAAAAACTCTCAAAGGGCACGACGGTAACTTCACCCGTCGTATCCCCTAAACCATTATCCCGCGCTCTACGCTCGGTTTTATTTCACAGATTCTTTGTTTTCAAACCATTCATATTCACACTGAAACAAAAGAAACATTCTTTGTCCATCTCTTCGAACGTATTTTTCTTCAAAACTGTAAGTTATCTATAACACTTTTTCCTTGTTCTCTTCTTCACATATTTCTCTCCTTCTTTAACATTGATTTCAGCATTGGAGATTCACTTGAATCTTAGGGCTGAGCTATTTGTGTTGgttgattttgagttttaatagATTAAACTGATGTTAGGTTTTCTAATTTGTTGCTTTAgggttttattgatttttgtgaGTTTTTAGGTTAACTTTAAATTGAAATATAGTACTGATGTAGTTGATTTTGTGCTTGTTTATTTCAGCttatttagtaaaaataattgattaatgaGAAATTATAGTTGGAAACCCTTAGTTTTGTTCAGGTATATTGccattttctgaaatttctatATCATCTAGGCATTTGGACATAACACTAATCTGGTCCTTATTCACTACAGAGCTCTGTGATTCTGTAACGAACTGATTCTATAAAGAGCTGATCACTGAAGATTATTGTTTTGTCTTCTGTTTTGTCTTATGTATTTTTATAACACACAATTGATATGGTATGATTATGTCACAAAACCCACTTAATTTGATGAGGCTTAGTTGTCGTGTAGTTGGaacaatttcaattttatttattattttttttcaatttatgaTTCAGGTTTGATATCAAATGCAGTAACAAATTCTAAAATTGAAAGTAAAAACCCTATGTTCATAAACTGGTTTTAGCTTATTTCTGCAAGTTTAGCTTATATAAACCACTTATTGCTTATTATATTGGGTTGTTTTGATACATATTTCAGGCTTTGGATGCATCTTAGGTGTGTCTATTGCAACTGCATCAACTATTGCTTATTCTGTGGATGGTGAGCGGCATATTTGATTGATATTACATGCTTTAACTTTTCTGTTACTGTTGTTGAATAAAGGCTATAACGATGTTGTAAGCCCTATTGAGTATTGAAATTTGAAGAAATTGCTATTGTTTTGCGTTACGCTATTTAGTACAAACTACAAAGTCAAATAGTGGATTTAGCAGCACTACAGTGTTGTTGCGTAACGGAATTGAAAATTGCTATTATCTTTTAATTTTGCTGGTATATGTACTCCTGAGTTGCATTTCTCAATAATTTGGTACTGGTGGTTATTGATCTAGTGCATTGATATATTATTCTTTACCATTAGAAAGGGACAAGAGGACTTCTTGATGTTCCTTAATTTCCATTTTTTGCTAAACCACATTTTTGTTTTAGCTTCTCTTTGGTCTGTAGTTTCTCTATTTAATGCCTAGAATGTTATATTTTTTAGCACCACTTAATTAATGGTATAATTGGTATCCATTGGCTCAACTAATTATGCTACTTGGCAGGTGGAGAATCAATCAGGGTTGAATCTTCTTTCTCACTTCGATCAGGAACGAGTAACGATTCCCAGAAAACAGTCAGCCTCCATTTTATTAAGGTTTGAAGTTTTCATTCACACCCATGTATATGACACATAATTGAATATCTGATAAATTTATCTTTGGTCCTTGATCATATACCATAATTAAATATCCGATAAATAATCTAAGCGGGTCCTTGAACTATTTTCTTGAAATTAAGGTTAGAACTGCTGTCGTGGCTAGAGATACGCGCCAACCATACCAACCTTTATAAGTCTTCTCTGTTCCatagtttttaaattaatttcatgGTGATTATTAATTGCTTTGtcaactaattttatttttatgcttaGCGTCATTTTCTTGTGGATGATGGGCGTGACAAAGAATTTGTACTTTCTTCTGCTGCAAAGAAATGGAAGGATGGCCGACATCATTTGTTTCGCAAATCTTATAAATGGGATCTCACATTGGAGGAAAATCTTCAAAAGTTTCCAACATGCGGAGACATTCCGGAAAATGAGTGGGCTGTTTTTGTTCAATATAGGCGGAAAGAAAAAACACAggtaatagtagtatttttatttgttagATTTCTCTATTTTGTATATTATCCAATCTATAACGTGTGTTTTTATTTGTTACCAATGTAGAAAATAGGCCAAAAAAATTCCCAGAATAGAGCAAAATTGAAGGCTCCGCATACACTCGGATCTAAGTCTCTTGCAAGGAAGAAACATGAGTTGGTATGTCTAACTCTATATATTGTTGATTTTACGCCTAATAATAGGAGTGGACAAACAGACGGTTTCGGTAGGTGACTGACCGAAAATGCCGATCTGATTATTACCACGGTTAGACAACTTAAGCACATTCCCGTCCACTAATTGAACGTAAAAATCATAATGGTCAAAGAAAATGACCGGAGTATTATGAATCTAGAGGGTGAGAAATAATTATTATGTTATATAGATCTTATAGATTTAGTTTGAATAAGTATGATATTTGTGTACAATAAAGAAGGAGAATTGTGCTCTCTCTGTGTGAGAGCGAAGAAAAACAGAGAGTATGATAAATTTTACGATCTACATCTTTTCATAAAAGATTCAAACTATattctaataaaattaatataatattaaaagctAGGCCCAAAGGTCTATTATAAAGAAAGAGACTTTAATAGATAAGTTGTTTGTAACTCTATTTGCAAGTTACAATGGAAAAAAATACAAGCAACTTAGTATGTAAGCTAGTCAttggaaaaaatataaaaacaatttagTATATGTTCGACTGTAATAAACCTCTAGAAACCAAAAATGGTGAATCGTGGTTAAACCAGTTTCAATTTTATCATTCGATTGTTATTTTTATTCATCGGTTTGGATCGGTTGGGTTTTTTGCCCACCCTTATTTGATAgtacaaataattaatattagttcTTGTTTGTAGGAATCAAGAGATGGGCGAACATACAGCAGAGGAGAAATGTATGCAGTTTCTCATAAAAAGTCTGACGGGTCTTTTGTCAATGAAGATGCATACCACAATAATGTAAGTACAAGTtaattcttttgaaatatttgttAGCAGGTTTgagaaaaaatcaaaatttttggcATCTATTAGAAATTGGAAGAACCTCTCGAAAAACTGATTAAATTAAGTTGAGAATTATGATTATTTGAGTTAATTAATTAGTCTTGTAGCTAGTTTGTCTCGTGATAAGTGTATCAAAGTTTTGTAACTGAGTAAATTCTGTCGTGTTCTAAAAATTGTCTGGTAATCCTCGACACCAAGTAATAACATATTTTCTTGTAGTGCAATATGAACAGCTTATGAGAAACCATAAACCAAATTTTGCTTTAGTTCTtagtctattattttattttatacgaTAAACAAATTTTGTTCAATAAAAGTCCCACATTATAATATCATtactattatttgtttttttactcTCTAAAACCATTTCATGATGGACTTTCAACAAAAACTATGGTAATTCTTCTTAGATAATGATTTTGATGCACTATCAGTATGTGATTTTTTATGTTGTACACCAATCATAAAATGAAGTATGTTATATAATAAGATAAGaatagtatgttatatatatatatatatatatatatatatatatatatatatatatatatatatatatatatatatatatatatagtggcgGAGCCAGGATGAAATTGTTGAGGGggccaaatattaaaaaaatgagtaactaataaaaaaatataatgttaaaaatgtttattCATTTACCCAATAGCACTTGAATGAGATGGTAAGAGATCTTTTCcgcattatttaaaaaatttgggtTCGATCTTGGTCCTAGACATACAACCTCGTTAAATTTTTTTGAGGGATCCGACTCGAAAGATTAGTCTGTGCAATTGCGCGTAGAGATATCTCATTTCTACCCCAAAAAAAATCATTCTATTTGCTTTCACTTTTTTTTGTTACTAgcaaaaataaatgtataaattgtatatttttttaaacccTTGTGCAAAAGTGTGTCAAATTATACTATAAAATTTATTGATACATCTTCAAAAATCAACTAATTATTGTCAACATAAATCAACTAATTATTGTCAACGTGTCTAGCAATATTATTATGTTCTTTATTTTTTGtagatttatgatttttatatgctCTTTGTTCAATAATTTTGTATAGTGATAATTGATTGAAATCATTTTATGTGAAAAAATAAGAACCAAATAATCTATGCGTGTTTGTATGCGAGGAGGAAAGAAAATCAATAAccaaacaaaatatgaatgagagagtgtaaaaaaaatacaTTCAAAACTTATTTTAGAACAATTTTAAGAAATTGAATTGGATGGACATTATTGTTAATAAATAAATTGGATAgaatttttaaaaagaattattaATACTTAATATAATATTAAGTTTGGGAATACATagacaaatatttaaaaaaaattgtaaaaagattcaataaaatttaaagaaatagtaaaaaatttcaatttaaacATCAGCCAGCAAGTTTTGATCCGTGACATTGAGGTTGTAGTTATACAACAATATCCACTCGACCATTTTATATTTTTGATAACATGGtgctttataaatttataaatattgttttattggAAAAATTATATACTATacctattttcaaaaaaaatcataaaaactttGGGGTGGCCATGGCCACCCCCTGTCCCAAGGAAGATccgcccctatatatatatatatatatatatatatatatatatatatatatatatatatatatatatatatatatatacatatatatatatgggacgactcaagtgagaacacttggttattatgagaaatgagaacaatgaatcacgaccattaaattttgatttgttgattttaatggactggattggtttctctttctatgatccttaataattattttaaatcaacatagaaagagaaaccaatccagttcattaaaatcaacaaatcaaaatttaatggtcgtgattcattgttctcatttctcaaataaccaagtgttctcacttgagtcgtcccctatatatatatatatatatatatatatatatatatatatatatatatatatatatatatatatatatatatatatatatatatatatatatataggggtgcAGGATTGTTTATGTACAGAAATGGGTAATATTGTTTGTTCAATTTGCTCCTTTTCATGTGCAGGAAAAACTACAAGCTGCGATTAAGGATTTCGTGTCTGAAAATGAGGCATTTCAGAAAGTATTTGGAAAAGAAAAACATGGATATGTTCGGAGTATGGGAATTGGAGTTACGCCATCTCAGATTAACAGATCTACGAGATTGGCATCTTCTGCAGAAAgtgaaaaaataaaggaaatgcaaTAAGAAATTGATGCACTTAAAGAAAAGAACTCAAAAATTGATGAATTGATGGAGGCAGTTGCATTCTTACGGCAAATGGACAATGCTAGGAACGAGGAAATTGAACTCTTAAGACAAATGCAAAATTCTAGTGAAAGATAGGTATATCATTTTGATGAATTTAAAGTTAAAGTTTATGAGTattattttaatactttttatttttagggaTTGGAATCACCCGTTGATGGTAAACGTTCATCTGAGTCTAACAACCGAAATGTTGCAGATAATGGATCATCAAGAAGGACAAAATAGACTTTGCTATGAATTAATTGGATCTTGaacttttttttatgtatttttggcaaataattcttattattataaGATTAGGATTTAATATGTTTTGGGTTTTTTCTTACTACATGACATGATTATGTAACTCGCATTTTAGATGATTTTGGAACTcacattattttatattatgatgcttatttgATATTAAATATTCTCCATTAGAATTAATTATATTATGTAAAAAAgtgtagaaaataaaaaataacattatatttaaaaaaattattatatttaaaaatatttttgcagataataatttaaataaaaattctataataaaaaataatataaaataaaaatttcaaaaggTAGTCACGACGATATGGAACCGTCGCAATCAACGAGTAAAAATAATTGAATAAGAGATTCACGACGGTATCGAACTGCCGCCATCAACAAttataaaaaactcaaaaaatagtCACGACGGTATCGAACCGTCGCCATCAAcgattaaaaaaaactcaaaaaatagtCACGACGGTATCGAACCGTCGCCAATTTCTGATTATGTCAGTTTCAACCCGTCGTAAAGTTGGCCGACAGTTGTGTACGACGGTTTTTGCAACTGTCGCGAAACAGGCTGGGGACACACATTTCTACGACAGTACATCAACCGTCGCGGATAGCGAATTGCGACGATTTTAACCGTCCTAATATGCCAAAATCACTGTCGCAATctctcaattttcttgtagtgtttgcgttagagataacttTGATTGTGGGTGATACGTGATAGTATTGATGAATTCTTatattgtgtttaattgattggTAGATTGCGTATTCTATGGGCGTATAAAACTCAATCCTGAATAGCTCTCTTCTCTGCTATACTTTACTTTTCCGTGTTTTGTATTTTGTACATTATACATGTAAACAAATTTTGTAACCATAAACTCATAAACATGGAGACTGTTGAACGACATTTTTTCCCTCGCACCAATCCTTGTGGAGACAATAAAacataaatacttccaaaaattTTGCTTGTTGCTTTACCATTTCAACACCTACCAAAGacgataaattatatatttaacacACCCCCTAATTTATTCTGCTTAAACTTTCTACACCTATCATGCTCATAAGCTTCTTGAACAATTCCCCTTGCACTACTTTAGTCATAAAGTCAGCTATTTGATCTTCACTTCTACAATATTCCAACCATAGCCTTCCATTGCTTACTTTCTCCTTAAGGTAATAGAACCTCATCTCTATGTGATTACTCCTTCCATATGCAATAGGATTCTTGGCCAAATTGGTGGCATATATGTTGTCAATCTTCATAGTCCTAGCTACATGAACCTTGCCTTCAATTTCATTATCAAGTTCACAACCCATTTAGCTTGACAAGCACAGAGTGAAACTGCAATGTACTCTACTTCACATGATGATAAGGCCACTATAGGTTCTTTTCTTGAGCTTCAAACAACTGACGTACCACCGAGCATAAACACATAGCCTCTTATATACTTTCTATCATCAAAATCACCACACCAACTAGAATCGGCGTACCCAACAAGCTTGAACTCCCTTCCTTCATTTGTTGTTGGAAACCAAATTCTATAGTCCAATGTGCCTCTAAGATACCTTAGTAATCTCTTTGTGGCTGCAAGGTGTGAAAATTTTGGTTTTTGTATGAACCTACTTACCATACCTACATTATTTTCCTATTCATAAAATCAAGCAACTTATAACCACAATAACCAATCAAGATCATTTATGTTGATTTATGATCAAGCTTCCTCCTCAATTGGTCAGTCGCAATAGACCTAACTACTATTAAGTTGCTCAAGCTTGACTTGACACCATACTAACATTCCTATAGTGTAATCCATTATAGCCTTTTGGTTGAGCATCTATTCAAGATGCATGTTACAATGGACACGACCTTACCCCATCGTTAATTAGATAAATGTTTTCCCTTCAACATATTTCTCACCATGCTCATGATGGGTGTGTTCTTTCTCTTTGCGTGTTGAGGTGTTCATGGCGGAACCACCTCATGAACTATTCCTTCTATTTCGCATAATGCATCAAAATTACTTTACACATATTCTCCTCCACCATTAGTCCTCAATATC contains:
- the LOC131606354 gene encoding uncharacterized protein LOC131606354, coding for MVENQSGLNLLSHFDQERVTIPRKQSASILLRNQEMGEHTAEEKCMQFLIKSLTGLLSMKMHTTIMKNYKLRLRISCLKMRHFRKYLEKKNMDMFGVWELELRHLRLTDLRDWHLLQKVKK